TGGGATCGGCTACATCGAACGTCTCCGCAAACACAGTCGCGTTGCGCTGCTTGCGAATCTTTTCCGCAGCCGCGTGCAGCGTCTTCTGGGTGCGCGCGCACATGGCAATCCGGCAACCTTCAGCCGCAAAAGCCTCGGCCGTGGCCAGTCCGAGTCCCTGACTGGACGCCGCCACCAGCGCCACGCGATCTTTCAGACCGAGATCCATGCGCCGAGAATTATAAATGGTGATTGGACGCGGCTCTTTTGATCACGCGATGTCGAGGGCCGAGTTCCGCTCATGTGCAGGGCCAGGCACAACTCATGTGGGGACGGCCGCCTTCGGCCGTCCAAGCCTGAGCGAAGCTCGGCGCCAGATGCATATACGCTCGTTTGCGCCGGAATTCCTTTACTCACTCTTACACTTGCCCGCTCCGACCCGCCCCATTACTCTGAAAGTATGAGGTTCCCATGAAACCGCCCAAGCGTCGTCCTGAAACCGCCGCCGTGCATGGCGCAGCGGATCTGGAAAAGAAAAACGGTCCGGTCGCCACACCCATCTATCAGACGTCTACGTTCGAGGTCGCCGACAACGACGAGCAGCAGCGCGTTACCGCAACCGACCGCTACTACACCCGCTGGGGCAATCCCACGAACACGGTGGCCGAGCAGTCCCTGGCGGCCATCGAAGGCGTGGAGGCCGCGCGCACCTTCGCCTCCGGCATGGGTGCCATCACCACCACGATTCTTGCTTTGCTGAAGGCGGGAGATCACATCGTCGCGCAGCGTGACATCTATGGCGGCGTAACGAAGTTCTTCTCGCAGTGGCTGCCGCGCTTGGGCATTGAGACCACATTCGTCGACACCAACGATTTCGAACAGCACGCGCGCGCGATTCGGCCGAACACGCGCATGCTCTATTTGGAATCTCCGACCAATCCTTCCCTGCGCGTCGTCGACGTGAAGAAAGCAGCCGCTCTCGCGAAACAACATAATCTAGTCAGCATGATCGACAGCACCTTCGGTACGCCCATCAACCAGCACCCGGCGGAATATGGCATCGACCTCGTGATGCATTCCGGCACGAAATATCTGAGCGGCCACGCCGACCTGACCTGCGGCGTGGTGGCGGGCAGCCGAGAGTTGATGGAAACAATTCACGAGACGCGCACGACGCTCGGCAACTGCATGGACCCGCACGCCTCTTGGATGCTGATCCGCGGGCTCAAGACGCTGGCCGTGCGCGTGGCCCGGCAGAATGAGAACGCTTTGCGCGTGGCAGAGTTCCTGGGTCAACATGAAAAAGTCCGGCGCGTGCATTATCCATTTCTGAAGAGCCATCCCCAGTACGCCACGGCGCGCGAACAGATGAGCGGTGGCGGCGGCATGGTCACCTTCGAAGTGGAAGGCACTGCCGAAGACGCGCGCCGCGTCAGCGAGTCGATGCACCTGTTCACCCTGGCCACCAGCCTCGGCAGCGTTGAGTCGCTGGTATCGATCCCAGTGCTGACCTCGCACGCCATGATCTCCGCCGAGCAGCGGGAAAAGATGGGCGTCACCC
Above is a window of Candidatus Sulfotelmatobacter sp. DNA encoding:
- a CDS encoding aminotransferase class I/II-fold pyridoxal phosphate-dependent enzyme, translating into MKPPKRRPETAAVHGAADLEKKNGPVATPIYQTSTFEVADNDEQQRVTATDRYYTRWGNPTNTVAEQSLAAIEGVEAARTFASGMGAITTTILALLKAGDHIVAQRDIYGGVTKFFSQWLPRLGIETTFVDTNDFEQHARAIRPNTRMLYLESPTNPSLRVVDVKKAAALAKQHNLVSMIDSTFGTPINQHPAEYGIDLVMHSGTKYLSGHADLTCGVVAGSRELMETIHETRTTLGNCMDPHASWMLIRGLKTLAVRVARQNENALRVAEFLGQHEKVRRVHYPFLKSHPQYATAREQMSGGGGMVTFEVEGTAEDARRVSESMHLFTLATSLGSVESLVSIPVLTSHAMISAEQREKMGVTQQMVRLSVGIENADDLIADLEQALEALGARQTVGVE